In Pseudothermotoga hypogea DSM 11164 = NBRC 106472, the following are encoded in one genomic region:
- a CDS encoding extracellular solute-binding protein produces MLVVVVTFGATKLVFWTAPNPLQEEFWKEVVSEWNRLRPDIQIEVSVIPAAASSEEAILTAIAAGTAPDISENIFSGFAAQLADIGAIYPLDNFKDEFWKLVGNRKMRNIVEGWKVKGHYYVLPIYSNPMLFWWRGDLLKQLGYDKPPRTYSEIYELSSKFTKINERYVMQVIAGRNWWDRWFDFITYYYAASGGKAYIDTEKRKAVFNNEYGLKVTEFIYKMFKENHTAVELGTNPFYMGNILGKITGPWEINWAKETFPDVMPHVWLAPPPVPDEYPADLPVYTFADTKGLVIYENCKDKKAAFEFISWVFSNVEHDVLWIEKTRMPPAREDLATNSAFAKFMEDPFFKAYAESVPYAVPPALIDKTIDVQLSMTTHLIEPLMHLKGEPKDILNNAVKEVNKILF; encoded by the coding sequence ATGCTGGTGGTCGTCGTCACATTCGGTGCCACAAAACTGGTGTTTTGGACAGCACCCAATCCACTCCAGGAAGAGTTCTGGAAAGAGGTCGTGTCGGAGTGGAACAGACTCAGACCGGATATTCAGATCGAAGTTTCGGTCATACCGGCGGCAGCCAGTTCTGAGGAAGCTATTCTCACTGCGATCGCGGCTGGAACAGCTCCGGACATTTCTGAGAACATATTCAGTGGTTTCGCGGCCCAGCTGGCAGACATCGGGGCAATATACCCGCTGGACAACTTCAAGGACGAATTTTGGAAACTCGTAGGCAACAGAAAAATGAGAAACATCGTGGAAGGATGGAAAGTCAAGGGTCACTACTACGTACTTCCAATTTATTCCAACCCGATGCTTTTCTGGTGGAGAGGAGATCTTCTCAAGCAACTGGGTTATGACAAGCCTCCGAGAACGTACTCTGAAATCTACGAACTGAGCTCTAAATTCACCAAGATCAACGAGAGGTATGTGATGCAGGTCATCGCCGGAAGGAACTGGTGGGACAGGTGGTTCGACTTCATAACTTACTACTACGCAGCCAGCGGTGGAAAGGCTTACATAGACACAGAAAAACGCAAGGCGGTCTTTAACAACGAGTACGGCCTGAAAGTCACAGAGTTCATCTACAAGATGTTCAAGGAAAATCACACCGCAGTTGAACTGGGTACAAATCCATTCTACATGGGCAACATACTGGGTAAGATCACAGGACCATGGGAGATCAACTGGGCCAAGGAGACTTTCCCAGACGTGATGCCGCACGTCTGGTTGGCTCCACCTCCTGTCCCGGACGAGTATCCAGCCGATCTTCCTGTTTACACCTTTGCGGACACCAAGGGATTGGTGATCTACGAAAACTGCAAGGACAAGAAGGCCGCTTTTGAGTTCATCTCGTGGGTTTTTTCGAACGTAGAACACGATGTTTTGTGGATCGAGAAAACAAGGATGCCACCTGCCAGAGAAGATCTGGCAACCAACTCAGCGTTCGCTAAATTCATGGAAGATCCATTTTTCAAAGCTTACGCCGAATCTGTACCGTACGCCGTACCACCCGCGCTCATCGACAAGACCATAGATGTTCAACTTTCCATGACGACACACTTGATCGAACCGTTGATGCATTTGAAGGGAGAGCCAAAGGACATCCTGAACAACGCAGTTAAAGAAGTAAACAAGATACTGTTCTGA
- a CDS encoding carbohydrate ABC transporter permease yields the protein MASLRSKEKRFGFGILASYLAHTAIFWGYPFVWMVMLAFSRWRFVGKPSFVGFANFIRIFQDSNFIRVALNTLNFLAYLIPMLLFSSLLFAIALSKMRYFKTFVVMSFLVANVSSGVAYSIMFSNLFAVNGPVNRLVYSLFGFTIPWFNHPQLAIFSICLIVTWKFIGYYGMIIYAGLQSIPTSVFEAARMDGASNWKIFWTITLPLLNPSLITVTVFATTLTFGIFTEPYMITGGGPMMRTTTFLIYMYDTAFRRINPSYATVVAITAAAMSFSLVMIIRRIFEREVAFV from the coding sequence ATGGCCAGTTTGAGATCGAAAGAAAAGAGGTTTGGCTTCGGAATACTCGCCTCTTACCTGGCCCACACGGCCATCTTTTGGGGTTATCCCTTTGTCTGGATGGTCATGTTAGCCTTCTCACGCTGGCGATTCGTAGGTAAACCAAGTTTTGTCGGTTTTGCGAATTTCATCAGGATTTTTCAGGACAGCAATTTCATCAGGGTGGCGCTGAATACTCTGAACTTTCTTGCATACCTCATTCCGATGCTTTTGTTTTCTTCTCTGCTGTTCGCCATAGCCCTTTCAAAGATGCGCTATTTTAAGACATTTGTTGTGATGAGCTTCCTGGTGGCGAACGTCTCTTCTGGCGTCGCATACTCGATAATGTTCTCAAATCTCTTTGCAGTGAACGGACCTGTGAACAGACTTGTGTATTCTCTCTTCGGCTTCACGATTCCGTGGTTCAACCATCCACAGCTCGCCATTTTTTCAATATGTCTGATCGTCACCTGGAAGTTCATAGGTTACTACGGGATGATAATATACGCAGGATTACAGTCCATACCAACGAGCGTGTTTGAAGCTGCCAGAATGGATGGGGCGAGCAACTGGAAAATTTTTTGGACCATAACGCTTCCTTTGTTGAATCCATCGTTGATAACGGTCACAGTTTTCGCAACGACCCTGACCTTTGGAATCTTCACCGAACCTTACATGATCACCGGCGGTGGACCAATGATGAGAACAACGACTTTCTTGATCTACATGTACGACACAGCTTTCAGAAGAATAAATCCGTCCTATGCTACGGTCGTTGCCATAACAGCTGCGGCCATGAGCTTTTCGCTGGTTATGATCATAAGGCGCATCTTTGAAAGGGAAGTGGCTTTCGTATGA
- a CDS encoding carbohydrate ABC transporter permease has product MRKMKISDLILHAVMIALALVWIYPYVWLFMSSFKPAREIFTTFIPSRFTLEHYEFIFFMSGRLGRPFLRALLNSVFVASTVTFSVVMTSAFVGFVLAKIRFLLSRTILNFILYQMLFPGFMFLIPLFMLIRTLGLMNSYSALILPGLMSSWGAFMFAQSFKTIPDDYIDAAKLDGANRFWIVLRLMLPLTRSTASIVGLFTFIGAWDNFLWPLMVMKDYKKMPLAVLLATFNHEYAGYVGPVLAGAVLQTIPMVLIFLMLRKYFLQGISLSLR; this is encoded by the coding sequence ATGAGGAAGATGAAGATCTCTGATTTGATCCTTCACGCGGTGATGATCGCTCTGGCCTTAGTTTGGATCTACCCATACGTTTGGCTCTTCATGTCTTCTTTCAAGCCTGCGAGAGAAATCTTCACGACTTTCATACCGAGCAGGTTTACTCTTGAACACTATGAGTTCATATTCTTCATGTCCGGTCGACTCGGAAGACCTTTCCTTAGAGCATTACTGAATAGCGTTTTCGTCGCGAGCACCGTTACTTTCTCTGTTGTGATGACATCTGCCTTTGTCGGTTTCGTGCTGGCAAAGATCAGATTTTTGCTGTCTCGAACGATTCTCAATTTCATTCTGTACCAGATGCTTTTCCCAGGTTTCATGTTTCTCATACCGTTGTTCATGCTAATAAGAACGCTTGGACTGATGAACTCCTATTCGGCCTTGATCCTTCCAGGTTTGATGAGTTCCTGGGGCGCTTTCATGTTTGCGCAATCTTTTAAGACCATCCCTGACGATTACATTGACGCTGCAAAATTGGACGGGGCGAACAGATTCTGGATCGTGCTCAGGCTCATGCTTCCTTTGACGAGATCAACCGCGTCGATAGTGGGCCTCTTTACTTTCATAGGTGCCTGGGACAACTTTCTCTGGCCTTTGATGGTCATGAAAGACTACAAGAAGATGCCACTCGCCGTCCTCTTGGCGACTTTCAACCATGAGTATGCGGGTTACGTTGGCCCCGTCTTAGCGGGAGCCGTGCTTCAAACCATCCCCATGGTTCTAATATTCTTGATGCTCAGAAAGTACTTCTTGCAGGGAATATCCCTGTCACTCAGATAA
- a CDS encoding glycoside hydrolase family 130 protein, giving the protein MELKLQRYPRPILEPIPWHSWENKCVFNCAVVHDGKVFHMLYRAQGEDMVSRIGYAISIDGYSFNRLERPVFTPASPYELYGVEDPRITKIGEKYYMLYTAYSPKGTRVSMASTENFFIWERHGVVIHDVNNKDAALFPEKINNRYVMLHRIEPDIWLAFSDDLIHWTDFVSIAKPREGYWDNLKIGAGAPPIKTPYGWLLLYHGVERADRPIYRLGFILLDLNDPTKVLKRSEEPILEPEEEWEIFGVVPNVVFSDAMVEYQGKYFVYYGAADTCICVATIGVEETLEWCEKI; this is encoded by the coding sequence ATGGAGTTGAAGCTTCAGAGGTATCCAAGACCTATTCTCGAACCAATCCCATGGCACAGTTGGGAGAACAAGTGTGTTTTCAACTGTGCTGTGGTGCACGACGGAAAGGTCTTTCACATGCTTTACAGGGCTCAAGGAGAGGACATGGTCTCGAGGATCGGATATGCGATCAGTATCGATGGCTACAGTTTCAATCGCCTCGAAAGACCTGTCTTCACACCGGCCAGCCCCTACGAACTTTACGGCGTTGAAGATCCAAGAATCACGAAGATAGGAGAAAAGTACTACATGCTGTACACCGCTTATTCACCAAAGGGAACGAGGGTGTCGATGGCCTCAACTGAGAACTTCTTCATCTGGGAAAGACACGGTGTGGTGATACACGACGTCAACAACAAAGACGCCGCGCTCTTTCCTGAGAAGATAAACAACAGATACGTGATGTTGCACAGGATCGAGCCGGACATTTGGCTTGCGTTTTCTGACGATCTGATCCACTGGACGGATTTTGTCAGCATAGCCAAACCGAGAGAAGGTTACTGGGACAACTTGAAGATAGGAGCGGGTGCGCCACCGATCAAGACCCCGTACGGTTGGTTGCTCTTGTACCATGGAGTTGAGAGAGCCGACAGACCCATCTACAGATTGGGGTTCATCCTGCTCGATCTCAACGATCCAACGAAGGTTTTGAAAAGGAGTGAAGAACCGATTTTGGAGCCAGAGGAAGAATGGGAAATTTTCGGAGTGGTTCCAAACGTCGTCTTCAGCGACGCGATGGTTGAGTATCAGGGCAAATACTTCGTCTATTACGGAGCGGCAGACACCTGCATCTGTGTTGCAACAATAGGCGTGGAAGAGACTCTCGAATGGTGTGAGAAAATCTGA
- a CDS encoding class II glutamine amidotransferase, which yields MCRMVGFCFETNQEINGFFEHLQRMAKMGKNAPHNHGWGIYALFDDAVIYYRSPKPVYEEELIPLKARVGILHARKASEHLPVSFIQLHPFTDNHGKAFCHNGTIYDIPFVSIESDTFSYFVKIKDFSSYEELAERIRNVAESHKHTGMNFLMVNDDELIVYCGYSQNEDYYTLWYDDSLGFVVASEPMNDNFKPMENKTMLVVRDGRIEKVLRV from the coding sequence GTGTGCAGGATGGTGGGCTTCTGTTTTGAAACGAACCAAGAAATCAACGGCTTCTTCGAACATCTACAACGTATGGCGAAAATGGGAAAAAACGCCCCACACAACCACGGCTGGGGCATCTACGCTCTCTTCGATGACGCTGTGATCTACTATCGTTCGCCAAAGCCTGTCTACGAAGAAGAACTCATCCCATTGAAGGCAAGGGTTGGGATTTTGCATGCCAGGAAGGCTTCGGAACATCTGCCTGTGAGTTTCATACAGCTTCACCCATTCACAGACAACCATGGCAAGGCCTTCTGCCACAACGGAACGATCTACGATATTCCTTTCGTCTCGATCGAGAGTGACACATTCTCTTACTTCGTGAAGATCAAAGATTTTTCGTCGTACGAAGAGCTCGCAGAAAGGATTCGCAACGTCGCAGAGAGCCACAAACACACGGGTATGAACTTCTTGATGGTCAACGATGATGAGCTCATAGTGTACTGCGGTTACAGCCAAAACGAAGATTACTACACGCTCTGGTACGACGACAGCTTGGGATTCGTTGTGGCATCAGAGCCCATGAACGACAATTTCAAGCCGATGGAAAACAAAACGATGCTGGTGGTCAGGGACGGAAGAATAGAAAAGGTCTTGAGGGTTTGA
- a CDS encoding ATP-binding protein, translating to MAKNWYPIIDYSKCNGCLTCANFCPHGVYAVEDGKPVVVNPLECVEFCRGCQKLCDYGAITYSAEVRIHG from the coding sequence ATGGCGAAGAACTGGTATCCGATAATCGATTACAGCAAGTGCAATGGGTGTTTGACCTGTGCCAACTTCTGCCCGCACGGAGTTTATGCAGTTGAAGATGGCAAACCCGTCGTCGTCAACCCACTCGAATGTGTCGAATTCTGCAGAGGCTGTCAAAAGTTGTGTGACTACGGTGCGATAACCTACTCGGCGGAGGTGAGAATCCATGGGTAA
- a CDS encoding ArsR/SmtB family transcription factor, with the protein MRVEKLFKALACKWRIEILKQIAEQDVCMCELEALNHIDKTTLSRHISLLENVGIVELRREGQRKRVILKDPRVMELIELAEQIAEKTEEV; encoded by the coding sequence ATGAGGGTCGAAAAATTGTTCAAAGCTCTTGCCTGCAAATGGAGGATCGAGATATTGAAACAGATCGCCGAACAGGATGTGTGCATGTGCGAGCTTGAAGCTTTGAACCACATAGACAAGACAACGCTATCGAGACACATATCGCTTTTAGAAAACGTGGGAATTGTGGAGTTGAGAAGAGAAGGACAGAGGAAGAGGGTGATTCTGAAAGATCCTCGCGTGATGGAGCTCATCGAACTGGCCGAGCAGATAGCGGAAAAAACTGAGGAGGTGTAG
- a CDS encoding SDR family NAD(P)-dependent oxidoreductase: MNLKDFKWAIVTGGSSGIGREFVLELSRKGLNVIATGRNEERLKQLADEVKEEFKTEIHTFVVDLSSPQEVERFIDEVSNFEIDLLVNNAGFGLYGEFVKLDLKEMESMIEVNVKALTVLSHHFAKQMVQRRRGGIINVSSIAGYMPLAYFNAYGATKAYVYNLSLALWAELRKYNVHVLCVAPGPTRTRFFERAFKDQSFRTFGKLMDPKQVALGAIEAFEKKKPVYVPAFKNKLISFTAKKLLPDRLLARFTAD, translated from the coding sequence ATGAACTTGAAAGATTTCAAATGGGCGATCGTGACGGGAGGATCCTCCGGGATTGGCAGAGAGTTCGTTCTGGAACTTTCCAGAAAGGGATTGAACGTTATAGCAACAGGCAGAAATGAAGAAAGACTCAAGCAGTTGGCAGACGAGGTCAAAGAAGAATTCAAGACAGAGATCCACACCTTCGTGGTAGATCTATCCTCACCGCAGGAAGTGGAACGTTTCATCGACGAAGTTTCAAATTTCGAAATAGATCTTCTGGTGAACAACGCAGGTTTTGGCCTTTATGGTGAGTTCGTGAAGCTCGATCTGAAAGAGATGGAAAGCATGATCGAGGTCAACGTTAAAGCGCTCACTGTGTTGAGCCATCACTTCGCAAAACAGATGGTTCAAAGACGTCGCGGAGGCATAATAAACGTTTCTTCCATCGCTGGGTACATGCCGCTCGCTTACTTCAACGCTTACGGTGCCACGAAAGCTTACGTGTACAATCTCTCTTTGGCGCTGTGGGCAGAACTCAGAAAGTACAACGTCCACGTGTTGTGCGTTGCTCCCGGGCCGACTCGAACAAGATTCTTCGAACGTGCGTTCAAAGATCAAAGCTTTCGTACCTTTGGCAAGCTCATGGATCCGAAACAAGTCGCACTCGGTGCGATCGAGGCGTTCGAAAAGAAAAAACCCGTCTACGTACCCGCATTCAAGAACAAGTTGATCAGTTTCACTGCGAAGAAACTGCTGCCAGACAGATTGCTCGCCAGATTCACGGCAGACTGA
- a CDS encoding NAD(P)/FAD-dependent oxidoreductase: MPFYDVVVIGGGIIGLSTAFQLAQRKKKVLVLEQSDVGSGTSGACDHMILLQSKLPGLPLKMALLSLEMYKAWQRDLGEDLWFETRGGMILVDKEEHLPFMERFVAEQESIGLNVTMLDKKQIRKKQPFVSERVLASTHCPDDSQIDPFCVLKALLNAGARFGMELKKFSKVVALERSSDHWRVRVQNENEYEAQVVVCAAGVWSREVCKMVGLELPIRPKRGQILVTEPIEPIGETNVWDSDYIIAKHVSHMQKDETARRLGLGFAMSKTHPGNYLVGSTREYVGFDKSTSLEAFIAIAKRLVELFPIFKNVRIIRTFAGLRPACEDGKYVIGEDPENPGFFVATGHEGDGIALAPITGALMTQLICGEKTSLAIDELSPARFRSSKKQEQSTVERGRF, translated from the coding sequence GTGCCATTCTATGACGTCGTCGTCATCGGCGGTGGCATAATAGGACTTTCAACGGCTTTTCAGCTCGCTCAGAGGAAAAAGAAAGTTCTGGTCTTGGAACAATCCGACGTCGGCTCTGGCACTTCTGGTGCGTGTGATCACATGATTTTACTCCAGTCGAAACTTCCGGGTCTGCCTTTGAAGATGGCCTTGCTGAGTCTTGAGATGTACAAAGCCTGGCAGAGAGACCTTGGTGAGGATCTGTGGTTCGAAACGCGCGGTGGAATGATCCTCGTGGACAAAGAGGAACATCTTCCATTCATGGAGCGTTTCGTCGCTGAGCAAGAATCTATAGGTTTGAACGTCACGATGCTCGATAAAAAGCAGATCAGGAAAAAACAACCCTTCGTGAGCGAGCGCGTCTTGGCGTCCACCCACTGTCCGGACGATTCTCAGATCGATCCTTTCTGTGTTCTGAAGGCTCTTTTGAACGCGGGAGCACGTTTTGGAATGGAGTTGAAGAAATTTTCCAAAGTCGTGGCTTTGGAAAGATCTTCGGATCATTGGCGTGTGAGGGTTCAGAATGAAAACGAGTACGAAGCTCAAGTCGTGGTTTGTGCAGCTGGTGTGTGGTCCAGAGAGGTTTGCAAGATGGTGGGACTTGAACTACCCATCAGACCGAAGCGAGGGCAGATCCTCGTCACCGAGCCGATCGAACCGATCGGAGAAACGAACGTCTGGGATTCTGACTACATAATCGCCAAGCACGTGTCCCACATGCAAAAGGATGAGACCGCCAGAAGGCTTGGCCTCGGTTTTGCGATGTCGAAGACTCATCCGGGTAACTATTTGGTGGGAAGCACGAGAGAGTACGTGGGTTTCGACAAGTCGACGAGCTTGGAAGCTTTCATTGCGATCGCGAAGCGACTGGTCGAGCTGTTTCCCATCTTCAAAAACGTTCGTATCATAAGAACCTTCGCTGGCTTGAGACCGGCGTGTGAAGATGGAAAGTATGTCATAGGAGAAGATCCAGAGAATCCAGGTTTCTTCGTTGCGACCGGACACGAAGGTGATGGCATCGCGCTCGCTCCGATCACGGGTGCTTTGATGACACAACTGATCTGCGGAGAGAAAACTTCTCTTGCAATCGACGAACTGAGCCCTGCGAGATTCCGCAGTTCCAAGAAGCAAGAGCAATCAACTGTTGAAAGGGGGAGGTTCTGA
- a CDS encoding TAXI family TRAP transporter solute-binding subunit has protein sequence MRLSRIAVVVLLVLSLGTVLAQELKPITLTWIAGGVGGGWYAQAGAIAALINAKEPKISIKVIPGGGVVNPVRVSMGEADLGWGITFVDKMALEGAAPLYEKPNPKVRSIGGYFGYYQIHFVADAAKGLSTVQELVDLIKAKKAVRIAIPMKGTSDLPIVEEILRFYGVTLDDIKKAGGEYFHAVYADMISLYKDRHVDFVITHLSIPAAAVTEMFSSRKSVLLAVSDECIDHMHNKFGTVGRETGLCLIPANTYPGFDKDVPAVTTAGELLVNADVPEIVVYTITKILCENLEELYQAHPANKTFVPEVAWQHVAVPLHPGAERYYREKGYMK, from the coding sequence ATGAGGTTGTCACGGATCGCAGTGGTGGTCCTTCTGGTGCTCAGTCTCGGTACTGTTCTGGCTCAGGAGCTCAAACCCATAACACTGACCTGGATCGCTGGTGGTGTTGGAGGAGGCTGGTACGCTCAAGCGGGTGCCATCGCGGCGCTGATAAACGCTAAGGAGCCGAAGATATCCATCAAGGTCATACCCGGCGGAGGCGTCGTCAATCCCGTGCGTGTCTCGATGGGCGAGGCGGACCTCGGTTGGGGCATCACGTTCGTCGACAAGATGGCGCTCGAAGGTGCCGCACCGCTCTATGAGAAACCGAACCCGAAGGTCAGATCGATCGGAGGTTACTTCGGTTATTATCAGATCCACTTCGTGGCGGATGCGGCAAAGGGATTGAGCACCGTACAAGAACTCGTCGACCTGATAAAAGCGAAAAAGGCCGTGAGGATCGCCATCCCAATGAAAGGAACATCAGACTTGCCCATCGTGGAGGAAATACTGCGCTTCTACGGAGTCACGCTGGATGACATCAAGAAGGCTGGTGGAGAATACTTCCACGCGGTGTACGCGGACATGATAAGTCTCTACAAAGACCGCCATGTCGATTTCGTCATCACACATCTCTCCATTCCTGCAGCAGCGGTGACCGAGATGTTCTCCTCCAGAAAGTCCGTCCTCTTGGCCGTCTCGGATGAATGCATCGACCACATGCACAACAAGTTTGGAACGGTCGGCAGAGAAACCGGTTTGTGCCTCATACCTGCGAACACGTATCCGGGCTTCGACAAGGACGTTCCTGCAGTCACAACTGCTGGTGAACTGCTGGTGAACGCGGATGTTCCTGAGATTGTTGTGTACACGATAACGAAGATTCTCTGTGAAAACCTCGAGGAACTATACCAAGCGCACCCAGCGAACAAGACCTTCGTTCCTGAAGTCGCATGGCAACACGTGGCTGTTCCTCTGCACCCCGGAGCGGAGAGGTACTACAGGGAAAAAGGTTACATGAAATGA
- a CDS encoding TRAP transporter permease: MRQLKGWQRWILGGWLVAATLFHLYTATVGILQPRLQRGMHLLFLLPAAFLLFPATKKSPKDRFTIFDVVLAVLAVVPPIYLMLNNDMLNMRFEFIDPVTSIQIVLGLINIVLILEAIRRAVAPAMAILILGVIGYLYIAPFLPGVFYNKPVRLPRLVEMFYLLTDSGIYGSITGISATIVALFVIFGAFFEQTKVGDYLLRIASKLTGASPGGPAKIGVLASALFGTISGTAASNVYATGSFTIPMGIRLGYKPEFSAAVEAVASTGGIFVPPVMGAAAFVMSEITNVPYLEICFRAILGAVFYYLALGLTVHLVALRDNLRGLPPEEMPKWREIVRDSYLLLPVVVLVYFLVKGFSPFSAAYYAIWTAFALSFFRKDTIMTPKRLVITFEKGARNMIAVALACAGAGIVVSVFTNTGLGLGIASAITSLSGGRLLPALVLLMGVCLILGMGLPTTPAYVIAASIAGLALTKMGVDVLAAHLFVLYFALLSEVTPPVCIASYCAASIAKTNPMRVGFISWRLSLTGYIAGYLFIYNKAILLKGSIMEVISVSILMTGVSYFLAVVNSGYFHRPVSSLGRFLSAIVVVFLIISAAWAKMPRNIIAAVTFVVLVYLLIKAKRSEKSLESQR; the protein is encoded by the coding sequence ATGCGTCAACTCAAAGGATGGCAAAGATGGATCCTGGGTGGCTGGCTCGTCGCCGCCACCCTGTTTCATCTGTACACCGCGACCGTGGGTATACTGCAACCGAGACTTCAGAGGGGCATGCATTTGTTGTTTCTTTTACCTGCAGCGTTTCTTCTTTTTCCGGCCACCAAGAAGTCTCCCAAAGACAGATTCACCATTTTCGACGTCGTGTTAGCCGTACTCGCAGTGGTTCCTCCCATCTATCTCATGCTGAACAATGACATGCTCAACATGCGCTTTGAGTTCATCGACCCTGTGACTTCAATTCAGATCGTTCTTGGACTGATCAACATAGTTTTGATCCTCGAAGCGATAAGGCGCGCGGTCGCACCAGCGATGGCCATTCTGATCTTAGGTGTGATAGGTTATCTCTACATAGCACCCTTTTTACCTGGGGTCTTTTACAACAAGCCTGTGAGATTACCTCGGTTGGTTGAGATGTTTTATTTGCTGACCGATTCGGGAATCTACGGTAGCATAACGGGCATCTCTGCCACCATCGTCGCATTGTTCGTGATCTTCGGAGCGTTCTTCGAGCAGACGAAGGTTGGCGATTATTTGCTCAGGATAGCGTCGAAATTGACGGGTGCATCACCTGGTGGACCGGCGAAGATCGGAGTTTTAGCCAGCGCCCTGTTCGGAACGATAAGTGGAACGGCCGCGAGCAACGTCTATGCGACGGGTTCCTTCACCATCCCGATGGGCATTAGGTTGGGTTACAAACCCGAGTTCTCAGCCGCCGTTGAGGCGGTGGCCTCGACGGGTGGTATCTTCGTTCCACCGGTGATGGGAGCTGCTGCGTTCGTGATGTCTGAGATCACGAACGTACCGTATTTGGAGATATGTTTCAGAGCCATACTTGGAGCTGTGTTCTACTACCTCGCGCTCGGTTTGACTGTGCACTTGGTGGCCCTCAGGGACAATCTGAGAGGTTTACCCCCAGAGGAGATGCCCAAGTGGCGTGAGATCGTGAGAGATTCCTATCTGTTGTTGCCTGTGGTGGTTTTGGTTTATTTCCTCGTCAAGGGTTTCTCACCCTTTTCGGCAGCGTACTACGCCATCTGGACCGCCTTCGCTCTGAGTTTCTTCAGGAAAGATACGATTATGACACCGAAGAGACTCGTCATCACCTTTGAGAAGGGTGCACGCAACATGATCGCGGTCGCTCTGGCCTGTGCGGGTGCGGGAATAGTGGTGAGTGTTTTCACCAACACCGGGCTTGGTCTGGGCATAGCTTCGGCGATCACGAGTCTTTCCGGTGGAAGATTACTGCCTGCGCTGGTCTTGCTGATGGGCGTTTGTTTGATTCTGGGCATGGGTTTGCCAACCACACCGGCCTACGTGATCGCGGCCTCCATCGCGGGATTGGCGCTCACGAAAATGGGGGTGGACGTGCTCGCAGCGCATTTGTTCGTCCTTTATTTTGCGCTGCTTTCCGAAGTGACACCGCCTGTCTGTATAGCGTCCTACTGTGCCGCTTCGATCGCGAAAACGAATCCCATGAGGGTTGGATTCATCAGTTGGAGACTGTCGCTGACCGGTTACATAGCAGGTTATCTGTTCATCTACAACAAGGCCATACTCCTGAAAGGATCGATCATGGAAGTGATCTCAGTGTCAATCTTGATGACAGGTGTCAGTTACTTCCTGGCTGTGGTGAATTCTGGTTACTTCCACAGGCCCGTCAGTTCGCTTGGCAGGTTCCTGAGCGCAATCGTGGTCGTGTTCTTGATCATTTCGGCTGCCTGGGCGAAGATGCCGAGGAATATCATTGCCGCCGTTACTTTCGTAGTCTTGGTCTATTTGTTGATCAAAGCGAAGAGGTCCGAAAAGAGTTTGGAGAGTCAACGATGA
- a CDS encoding aspartate/glutamate racemase family protein yields MIVQGGKTLYGFTLGVITLHTHFPRIVGDVGNARTWNFPVLYKVLEGLNPRAIIGKEKNCVEEVLNAARELEAAGVKVITTSCGFLAVLQEELARAVSVPVVTSSLLLVPLVHRICGMKPVGILTANSQALSQSHLLPVGAVEAFVEIVGLENTNFGRVLLNDEWCIDFEEARTEVVDAAKKLVEKRSDLGCIVLECTNLPPFAADVQRVTNLPVFDLTDLVNMVCFAVEKGGTFPWKGATME; encoded by the coding sequence ATGATCGTTCAAGGTGGAAAGACCCTCTACGGCTTCACCTTGGGAGTGATAACACTACACACGCACTTTCCCAGAATTGTGGGAGACGTTGGGAACGCCAGAACCTGGAATTTTCCCGTGCTGTACAAAGTTTTGGAAGGTTTGAATCCCAGAGCGATCATAGGGAAAGAAAAGAACTGTGTTGAGGAAGTCTTGAACGCTGCGAGAGAGCTGGAAGCTGCGGGTGTGAAGGTGATAACCACAAGTTGTGGATTTTTGGCCGTGTTGCAGGAAGAGCTCGCTCGTGCGGTGAGCGTGCCAGTGGTAACATCCTCTTTGCTGTTGGTCCCCTTAGTTCACAGAATCTGCGGTATGAAGCCGGTGGGAATATTGACGGCGAATTCTCAGGCGCTTTCTCAGTCACACCTTTTACCTGTGGGAGCAGTTGAAGCTTTCGTCGAGATCGTTGGTCTTGAGAACACGAACTTCGGCAGAGTTTTGCTGAACGATGAATGGTGTATAGACTTTGAAGAGGCGCGGACCGAAGTTGTTGATGCCGCGAAGAAGCTCGTTGAAAAACGATCTGATCTTGGTTGTATCGTGCTTGAGTGTACGAACCTGCCACCCTTCGCCGCTGATGTGCAGAGAGTGACGAACTTGCCAGTCTTCGATCTGACGGATCTTGTGAACATGGTGTGCTTTGCCGTTGAGAAAGGTGGGACTTTTCCTTGGAAAGGTGCAACGATGGAGTGA